The genomic interval ttggatttattttttatgagtTACTGGTCGTTACTTCAGCAAGCCCTACCTTAGTGATATCTTCCTTTTTCACCCACAGTGAATGTACTGCTTCATATGTCTGATGGCTTACAGAAGACACCCTTTTCCCCGttacctatttttttaaaaatgaattttaacaaCAGCTTAACAAACACTACAATTCACAGACTATTCAAATGAAATAGATTTTGTTTGTACGAGAATATGCTTGATCCTTTACTCAGTAGGACAGATTTCAATCATCTGCATTTCAAGATGTAGGGCAACTCATGTTTCTCCTACATCAAACAAATactaaattataaataatatttaaactGTTGTAAGAAAACTAAAGGTAACAGTCACACACTACACTCACCcacttgaaatgaaataaaaacctgATCAGAGAAGAGTGTGTGTCAATGTTAGCACAATAGGCTGGATCAGCTTTTGAAGAAATCCGAGCTTGTCTTGCTGTGTTTGAACCCAtgtctttaaaaagtcaaaatccATCAGTCTTTTCACAGTTttagaagattatttttataatattgcAGTAACTAGGGAGTACctttacagaaataaagcacTTCAGGGCTCCAACCACAAAAACTGCCAAAGTTCACATACAATGTAAGTAGACAGGAAACAAGGATTTGGTCTCCTGAGTTAGGTCACAGCATACTGGGTGGCATTCCCATTCATCTGTGTGTATTCCAGTCCTGAAATTTAATTCTTACAATAATGAGCCAAGAAAGTCCCACTATCTTTTGAGAAACCATAATCTTAATTGATTtgcatatcaaaaaaaaaacaccacttcAGGGCAGTTACATAAAAGGCTGCCTAAAGATTTTAACTACACTATAGATCTTTGCATTATCTTCTCAAGCACTTTGGAAGTGTAAGCACACAGATTAAAATTAGTAAAAACCACCACTGCTTTATCATGATGTCAAGTTACAGATTCAatattagttttgtttttcaaacagattttacaACAATGTTCCATAAAGTTTTCTGTCCAGACTAAAGTCTGATCATTTAAGTAAATTCTTGGTGAAATCCTACAACTAAACAGAACTACTGGAACTAGATTTTCCTACTTCAAGGATTTCACAAAGAAGCACAGTTCAGAAATACAAAGTCTGCCAAGAAACTAAGATGACTTCTTATGAAGTAATAGGtgctttttaaataggaaatacTTGTAAACTGAAGGAAGAGGTACTGAGActttatattctgcttttcaattCACTTTCTGTATAGAAGACAGTTGTGTGCAAACAATTCTTAcatgcagaaaattaaataaggCACAGCTTTTCTGCATAAGCAGCCAAGAAATATTCTAACCAGGTAGACAAGAAGACAGTAAATGGAAAACAGGGAATTCTAATAAAAAAACCACAATTATATAGTTTTTCAAATAtctatcaaaaaataaaaaaaatctggatttcagcaaaataatcaTATCATCTGTATTTAGTTCTTAGAGAAATGAGGATTTAAAATTGAGATGCTGCacaactgtgtttttaaattcagcCATTTTATTCACTATTGATACTTATGCAATTAATATCTGTGATGCACTACATGCACTAATGAAAATCCATTTGAATTCCAACTCTCAGTCCTTGAACAGTTAAGTCAAGTGAAACTGGAATCCTGTGACTAAAATCACTGTTAATTCAGTATTAAAATACAAGTAAACTTACCTTAGCAATTACTACTGATTGAGCTGGGTAACAAACTGAAATTCCTAAAGTAGTAAGTCCCAGTGGATAAACCATTTTCTTAAATCTGGAACCTGTATAAAACCAAATGTAAATAATTAGATGCtaatgaaatgtaaaactatGCAGTTGTATACATTCCATTGTTTACATCAAATATCCTCAGTACGGCTGGAGTAGGGAAGACAGAATACGATTTATAGTCTAGTAAACCGCTACAGTTATGTATGCGAAAAACACTGATATTCTGAAGGTTGATTTCTTGATTCAGAAATAATCTCAATTATATTTTCCAATATtgtgaaaaatgagaagaatgtCAGTGTAATTTAGGCGCTGCTATGGTTCTTCAGTAGCTCCGTGTGAACTCTTTTGTTGACATGAATTGCTGAATTTGGAGCAATCAGAAGCCTGGAAACCGGGACTCTGTTCAAGCATGACATCAGCTGGGCCAGCCTCAAGTTCCTGTTTGTCAATAAGATTTTAAAGCCCGagtctcttcctcccccccgcACTGTTAATCAAAAAAAGACAGTAGGGATATAGTAAGAATTCTTTTACTAATCTGCCAAAATTTTGGTGCaccctttttattttgtgaaatattcaGCCACATACATACTCAGCTAAtacagacaaatattttctgaacattGCTTTCTAGCAGGTGAAGTATCATTCCTCTAGTATTTATcttgaaaagagagaagattaTATCTGTACAAATTAAGCTTTTGGCTTCGATACTGAAACCATTCCTTCCAATGTATGTTCTCTTGCATCTGTTATCCAAATGCCAACATTCCTTGCATTCCTCTAAATTCCCTTATTTTTAACTCTACTCAATAatctttaatattaatttgtCTATAAATCACTCCCATACACATACTGTTTTTGAAAACCAGTAATGAACAAACTCAAGTTAAAGTGTCTACCCTGCAATTCTGTTGACTCCACCATTAAAAACAATTACATATAATCCTGCTCTGTCTATTTGGTCTTAGCCAGGTTTTTagtcaaaacagtattttgcctCTCAGCTATGGTGATTTATGCTTCCTTAACAACTCCTTAGGATCATAACTCACATGATACACTGATTTATGCGTTTCAGATTACTAAAGAAATTGTATCCAATAGCACAATACAGGTCTACATTCCaagtaaaataattcataaaactttatcaaataaatgatttaatgCGTTGAATTTGCTTTAACATATAAATAACATTCAGTAGCTCTGTAtatgtttgatttatttttacaattttatgaagttagaaaagaaataataaagtcCCTTCAAATTTTAtcataaaggatttttttaaaaaaaacagttacatagttttttcccctctatttcagaaaaatctttagTTCATTAAACTTTCTATATGCCACATATTAAGCATGataatctttgaaaataagcagaaaatcCCTACCTTTTCTTGACAGCACTATGCCAGTTAGGCCTGATATCGTAATTACTCCAACTTTGGGAAGAAATTCTGGTGGCGGATTCTTGAGGTAAACATAAGCATCTTAgaacaataataacaaaaaagtaTCATAACAATTCAGtatgaatttcttcttcttatttacaacttcagaaataaagatggaaataaaattgttacATATCCAAAGTAGAACACAGTCCAGGATCGGGTTTTTGTTACTGCCTGAAGATGCCTTATTTTTTAGGCACATACTCTAAAATCTTTTAGACAGGACCAGAATTCTAATCAAAAATCTTTCAAACATATCAGCAGAGTTTtaagaattcttttctttagatacttgttttataaaatgtttatagTAAGACTTAataataggaaaggaaaaaatattacatgtttattttactgtaagtTATTATAGACAGATACCGTATTTCAAAATCTCTCAATTTactattttaaaggaaaaatacttttatctgTAATTTCTGACAACAAACTTGAATGCAAATGCTATTTGTAGTCTGTGCTACAATTAAGAAGCTATTAATtaagagaggttgtggagtttctagccttggagatgttcaaaacctgactggacagaCCCTTCAGCAACCTTCTCTAGCtaaccctgctttgagcagtaGGGCTGGACTAGACGATCTCTAAATGTCCTTTCTAATGTCAACATTTCTGAGGTTCTACAATTCTAAGAACAAAATGAATTGTAAGTTAAAACTGTGAGAGGACTTAAGTATTTCTGAATCACATAAATACTCAATAGTTTACACATTATAGTAAGAGTGAGCATTGCCTCCATGATACCTGTTTAAGGAGCATTGCCTTCCTCAAAGTTTAGAGGATACTCTGCAGAATGCAAGGCAATGGAAGTGTAAGAAATATTCTCTGTGCCTTTACTCATCAGCATTACAGTAAAACCTAACACTTTGATTGTACATACAATATTCTAAACCTACAAAAACATTACAAGATCACAAAACATCTAAGACTAGAatcaaaggaataaaaactaCTACTTATTTCTCTCATTTGAGAAAAGAATTGAAACTCCATAGTGATACAGGAAATGAACAGCGATACaactaatcttttttttccacacttgTAGGAATTATTCCAGTACAGACCCCTTTCACTCCCCTCCCCAAGTAAAATAACTTGCCTACCTTTTCCAAATTGAATTGAATCCATTATTCCATTTTTAACAGAGACAAAAGCATtctatataaaaaagaaaatattaaatattaaatgaatgcaagtattttgtaaaagtagacattttcagtacaaaaatatCCTCTTGGTACGTGTGGTTTAGCACAACGAAACTCCCAGCAGTCGCTTATAAGCATCGTTGTCCTGAGACTGTTGAACAAATCAAGCAAGCACTCGTTCTTTAGGAGAACAATTAACAAAGACAATTTCATCCCGAATTATTTCATTGAATTTGTTTCCAGAAACACCGAATTTGTACCACCAGGGGTCACTGCTAGTCAGTCTCCAAGATACTAATTTACTTCTTTACGTTTATGGGCATAGAAAAGTTTGACATTTACTTATAactgaattgtttttaattacaaattacTAGAGTGGTCACTGACAAGGTATTCACAGACCAATGGAATcagaatttacagaaaatacaggaacactttttttttttttttttgctttgctattttcaaaataatcaagttcattttgtttctaaGAGGAAAACACAAACATAAAATTTCATATAACTAACAGCAGTCATGCTAAAAAGCTGCTTTAGATGATGTGAAAATGGAGTAGTAGATGTCCTTTCTGAAGATTTAAGAGATGGTGCTGGAGATCCTACGACAAGCTCTTACTTCTCCCATCAGTGCTACTAGAACAGAAATTCTGTGAGCAGAAAGTTAAAGAGATGGCAGAGATGACAGTGGTAGGAACTGCTTTGATCTTGTTGGACAAATAATTACAGCTACTTAATTCCTAAATTAACAAACGCTCTTCCTATGCAACAACGATAGGTATGTCACTCCCTTTACTTTAAAAGGATGAAATCCATTGCACATTTTTAGGATTGAAATTATTTGCATTACCCTTAAATTACATTTGTGCTCCATTCAGAGATAAATTTTTAAGAAGTAGTTCTATTATCAGCTTGTCACAGGCTAAAGATATAAAGCAACACAAagtttaggaaaacaaaaaatatgttttttgaCCAAAGATAGCTAGAAAAATGAGCTTCTCCGAAAAACATTTGCTTCTGTCAACTGTATCAGCTAATCTGAAAAAACCCTACCTCTCACGCAGATTTGccaaatacagaattaaatgtATGTATCTGTAATGCATAGCACAGCTCAGTGAATAGTTTTATTGCATAAAATACGAAATAAGTGACCCACCCAAGGTGTATACTAGCACTCATTTTGTCAGCTTTTCCAAGTATCCATTAATTTACTtcaaaaaatgcaacaaataagAGTGGTCAACCTGAGTATCTTAAGCAGTTCAAACACCTACTTTTTAACAGACAGTAGAACTCCACGAGCAAGAAGTTACCTAGGTAACTCTGTTAGAAGTTAACCACATAAATATCTGAAGCTGACACTGTTGGGTTAGCCTACATCCAGCTTAACATTgaccaaaaaaaatgtatttgatctTCCTACTTTTGGAAAACAGCGAGAACATATAGGTTCTTTGGCCttaaaaaaagtagagaaaaataaaggaaaaaggctTATTTTTGCATCTTAACTTCCAAGTCTATGCTGAtacaagaaaatgcaaaaagaacagagtgaaatatgctgtattttaatgctttatctAGTGTTGTCATGAATTGAGGAAACTTTAGAGGCAAGTATTTCTTACCTTGCACCACCCAATATAGTGGCTGGTTGTCTTTcttactgaagaaaatcccttctGCAAACGGCCAGGTTGCTCTTCAACATATTTAGATTTCAGAGGTGGTGAACAGTAAATTGgaagctggaaagaaaagcataaatttACTGCAGGGAGACAGTTTTGGATACTGATTAATATTTACTGAATAGTGTTTTTCAATACATTGAATCCTTATTCTTCCTGCTAGAGCAAACAAAGCCTCCACATCATATCATGCtcttttatatttagaaaattacTTTACAAAAGTATGACTACAGTTTAActctttagaaaggaaaataggaaGTATTACATAGATCCTAAGTAGCAGCATTACagagtatgaaaaaaatgtattttgtatctgAAAAACCATGAGCAAGAACAGTTGAAAAACACATATATTGCTAGAAATTATACCATAGAAAATGCTATTATTAGCAAGTATTATACTCTTTTACCCTATCTGGCTTAAGTCTGGAAATTTTTAATGAGATGAAACTTCCGTAACTTACTATAGTAACTGTCTTTATACTTTGATTATATGTGCTATACTAGTAAATTATTTAGAATGTAATTTGTATTATTACATACTATTTAGATTTATTTACTGAGGAATATAATCCAATGGAAAGACATGCTATTCTGTAATTTccaatattcttttaaaaataaacaagcagtGAGAATTTTACCTGATTTGGTTTCATCAGCTGGGCTTTTGATTCCTTTTCTGTTGCTGCATATACAGTAATAGATGCACATTGCAGACCAGAAGAAACAGCTGCTAGCTTTACTATCTGGGTcagagagatggaaaaaaggagtcttaatacagaaattaatttcattccAGTAAAATCCAGATTTTACTGCAGTGTACATTTAAAGTTACTTACAATAGTATACCTTTTAGAATCTTCTTCCATCATTCataagtattttcaaaagtattttttcaaaaaacaattacaaaaaaaaaaagctagggATCACTGAGAACAATTATATCTAAAACACCAGGAAGAATTTCATGTTCAAAGCCAAGCTGATGCCTCcatcatctttttaaataagttcTAATTTGTTCAACATACAGGTTTTTCCAAGTCAACAAATTACTTCTTGTTTCAGCAAAAACAtgtcaattttatttccaagaaTCCCCCATGCCATAAGCCAAAACATCACCTCCTTTCCAGTTCAGAGAACACTTCAACTACTTCTTGGAATAACTGCATGTCAGAGGTAAATCAAATTACACAGCAAGAAGTGGAAGTAAGAATCACCTGCTTAACATTTCAAATGACATAAGTTATAAtgtaaattacagaaatatatgCTTGCCTACTTAAAACattagtttggaaaaaaatacattatattacAATAGGTTTAAATtcaaaaacaagtaaatataaaaatatttctaaagcatGCCGTAAGATTCCAATCAGCATTGTCATTCAGCATGTTGGCATATAGCACATAAAGAAACTACCCACAATGTGTTAAAACGTTTGTAACTTAGGTTATAATTTCTTCCATATCGGTAAAGATGTTTCTGCTCATCACCggaagcatttttaaaactcaaCAAATGTGCAAACAAGTATGAAAAGTGTTCAGTATCTATACAGAGAAGGTGGTTgcataaaatcagaaaaattgaaCAGGAGGGAAATAAACCTGATTTGGGTAAGTATTTTAATTCCCTAGCATAAAACTGCATTATAGCCTCACTGTTTTCTCAGCTATCAATTGGAAACACCCTTTCAAAGGAATAGGATTTGCTCCATAGCACTTAACTGTAGTAACGAAAAGTTATAAGGTTTCACACAATGCAtataaagaaacacaaaagcacCACCTTGAATTATCTGAAGTTCATTAGAAAAACAATCACATGCAAGTTAAActgctcaaaaaaaatcactataatgcatatatataaacatatatattaaaatctaCATAACACATCTATTCTCTATATATAATACTCAGCCACGCGATATCATGTGTATCGACTAGgattgtgaaatatttctcattctAACTAGTTAATCACATGTTGACAGAAAGCACAACGTTACAGTTTGATTCGTAAGAGTTGCAGCCCTGATGATCGAATACAATTACAACAACTTAATTTACAACTGCTCTCCTGAGGAGCACtttgtcatttttcctttgtacaAGTGTCTAATATGACCACCACAGCGGAAAAATATCACCAGGAGGCTCTGCTGACACAGTTGTGCCGCAACACAGCAGTCGAGGCTCTCCTAGAGTACTGCAAAGCTCCGGGaaaacagattaagaaaaaaaaaaaagcaataatcaAAATATGAACCAATTAACACATCAATAATtgtctttaagaaaatattgtttaaagcAAAATGCTACAGTGTGGGCTACAGAATATGATATGTGAAGGAACTAGTATCCTCAAAAGAAAGTCTGTATTATAGACATTCTTAAACTATTATTAAACattattaaagaaaactatCTAAAACATCCCGTAAGTCTATCATCCTGTTTCTGTGCAGGATGCTGTGAAGACAACATACCAATTTTCAGTAGTtacaagacagaaaacagaatttaaaagtgAGAAGGTGTAAGGAAGTTATATTTTTCACTTAGCACAtttgattaatttgttttagaaagtcAAAACAGTGTTTATTGCGCAGAATATAAGAAAGCTATACTGCAAATGATGAAAGTAAAGCAATTCCTGACTGACATTAATTGCCTTACTTTTGGATGCCTGAAGACAAATGcatgaatgtttaaaaatcctAGTAAACAGCTCTGCTATCTAAAACTTACACTGCCACAATTGTTCCTAATAAGGTTTCACTGTTATTTACTGAAATCGCAaagaacttaagaaaaaaaacctgtcaCCTGTACTACACTCAAGTGGCTTAACTACATCTTCCTCCTTATGACTAGGAACATTAAGACAACAATTATTAATAAATTCAAAGGACAGTATacattaaacaagaaaaaacataagttaagaaaaatcaataaaaatatcGAACTCTAGAAGCCTCATATAACATTCTTTATCTAAAGAAATCAAACATTATTTACCTATCAGATCTTCTCAGAGGAGGTATTAAGAACTAAACAATGGCATGACTGTGCGAACATAACACAGATTGAGAAATACACAGAGAAATGACTGCAACAGACTCAGGCCATGAACACACTAGAATTACATGGTTAACTAATAGAATAACTTCAGAATATCAGTCAGTAactgcttcaaaataaaaaccctctattcaaaaaaattcaagaaataatttaatttatttttttttttaactggaacaGTTTAGTTCAGTatctgctctgtattttaacTCTGTTTTTATCTGAATTAACCTATCTGACCTAAACCCTATGAAACTCAATTCCTAATGGCAACAAATCTAAATACCTGCAGTTCACTAAACGGTCCTTTAAAAAGCCATTCGCCCAGATGCCACCTCCAGTAATGAATTCAATATAAACACAGATCTAAACATCACCATAATTACAGATATCAGAAGTTACTAGCTTAATGTActggatagaaaaaaataaggtcaATTGTAACAGTTAGATGATTTCCTTAAAACCGCCCTCATGCTCCTAGCACTGCCATGATACTGCAAAACATTAGCAGCTTATTTTTTCACAGGCATAAAAAGTACATCAGCTGTTTCAAAGGATGAAACAGTGTAAACTAACAGACATGGCATTATTTTTGATCAAAAGACTCTGAATAGCAATTATTTACTGAACTAAGAAATTTCTTACTCAATTATGCTCTCCAGAAGAATATTGTTACAGCTATATCTTTTAATAATAGAATTAGAGTAAGATCAGtcaaaatataataataaagctGTCAAATATACCTGGATAATTCTGTCTTTAAGTCTCTGCATTTCAAACAATTCACTTCAAAGCAGTGGAAACTTTTCAAAGATCAAAAATAGAGATTTcgttaagaaaaaaaagttagaaagcTACATGACTATAAAGAATGCAACATCTTTAACTCAAAAGAGGCAGAATATAAACTAAAGCATAATAGAAACATACATATCCTGGAAATTTGCATAAATGAAGTTAGTGTTGTTTCTCTCTGAAACTTTGCAAATTCAGTATACTTGCTTCAAGAATGGTACATAAATAATGAAGTCTGCCCTGAAGGCAGAAACAAACCTCATGAATTACCCCAAATTAGTTACTTGAAGGTTTGTGGATTAAAAACTAATTGAATTGCTAGAAGGCACCAGATAGAAGTAACCAAACCTTCCCAAAGATTGCAAATTCAAAAATCCAGCTAAGACGTGCTGGAAGAAAACCTGCTATCCCATATGACTTCAGCCTACACATCTGTCATGTTTCCTGCAACTAACATTAAAACATCCTAATGcttattaaaaacaagttttatcATAAGGCTTGTATTAAACATGGAATACCTCAACATTAGATTTAATTCCAGCAATAACTATCTAAAAACCAGCAACTGCCTAAGTATTAGCAACTGGCATTTGGTCATACtgcttttaactttaaaaagagattatTATTTAACATTAGAAGTCACTAACATCATAGCTGACTGAGAACTTgtaaaaaattttattaaaattcaatCAATATGATATTTAGAATAAAGAATTATTTAGAATAATTTTGATTGaaagggacctccagaggtcctcCAGACCAAtcctctgctcaaagcaggttAGATCAGTTTACTCAGGGCTTCATTCAGTCAAGTCTGGAACAATTCAAAGAATGGGCACTCCACACGATCTCTGGGTAAGTTGTTACAGTATGTGATGACCTTCAGAGTAAATTTTTTCTATCTAGGACTAATCAGAATTTCCAGTTGTACCACTTACCAATGGAATGGGAAACATCACGTAACTTTAAATGTAAGCAGGTGTAAAAACATACAAGGATACACTTTTTCACACAGTACATAATTAAACTGGTTCTAATTACAAATTCTGAAGTATtcaaaaagcaataaagcaaATCCATAGATGACTGTATCAGCACTAGTTTTTTTGTCTACTTTTTAGACAGCAAATTTTATTACGACTTTGTTCAGAAGTTTAATATAAGCCCTATAGTCACACACTCCCTCTACACCAAAGTCCATTTCAATGACAGTTTGATggcttcagtttttttttttatatatatattgatgATTAAAGGTCTTCAAACTTGTCTAGCTTCCTTTCAGTTCTGAAGACTTTCTTCCCAGACTATTTCTGcatactttttgttttgcaggCAAAGTGTTGTAGAAGCTCTACTACAATAACGTAAAGATGAGATTCCTTCCTTGTTTTTGCCTGATGATCCTCATCTTGTGTATTATATGAGTTCCTTCAACCTCGTACGATAAGAAAACTAATACTGGGGCTTAGAGGTCATCATAAGTAAATCTTGCTCTGAGTCCTTGCTTTACAAAGAGAAGCCTCTCAAACTCTAGGTGGCTTACATTCTGTATTTACGTGCATGCTTCTTGCATTTGGCAGTATTCAAATGTATTCCTTGTAGATTGTGACAATTTAAATTAAGCaattaaatataattctttGCTAGTTATTTACTGTTTTACCAGTCTTTGTGCTACTGCATCAGGTATGGTTTcacaagatattttaaataaaatacagcttgCTGCAAAAGCAGTAGCACCACGCTCCTCTGCTCCAAACTTTGAAAAGGATTGACAATGCTCAGCAATGTTTTATGGAAGCATTCATCAGTAACATACGTGTACAATTCCAGGTACATACTACATTGCAAGTGGTAAACATTCATTTACAGAAAGTAATAGCAATAAGCAATGTACTTGAGAACACTGGTACATCAACAAGCTGCAATATTAATGTTTTGAGGACTGTTAGCAGCTTCTAGGCCGAATCTAACATTTCAATTTGGATATGCACTTACTTACAGGTCTTGATGATAACAATAGGAAAAAGACATACAGGTGGAACAGCTGCAGTTCTACTGTAGCTCAGCTACTAATGCtctacagatttatttttaatctttgccTGACAGACCATAACccatgctggggggggggggaagggaataaacaagaattaaaaaaaaaataacttttcataGCAAATAACAATATACAGAAAATTATGTCACTTGACCAAAGATACTGAATCATTCACATTTATGTACTAAGCTATGTCACCTCAAGACCATCTAAATATACTGTCAACCcaaatacaacttttttcaCTTACATGTCTCAGCCTAAGGTAAGAGGGTTCATTTTCATTGCCTTGGCTACCCCTGTTTGCatgatctttttctttgcaagtaTAAACACACCTTAActgctttgcaaaagagaaCTCATGCGCATTGAGAGAAAGCCTAAGATCTTTGCAGGCATATTTTACCCGGTTTAAACACAGCATATTATGTCTATTTATAGTTACTTTAGACATCTGTGACCCTGTTACAAACTAATAGCatgattttagcattttttatttagtgATATATAACACTATCTTGATGACATTCCACTTCTTAAATGGgttaaagcatttcagaaagctttaaGTAGGTGGAGGACAACCAGAGGAACAACACCTTTTACTCCCTGCTCTGCAACTTAACCGCATGCAGGAACCAGATCTTTTTACCACAAGTTCTACGTGGATTCATCTAAGCCCTTAGTCACAGGCAGAAGAGATGCTGCTGATCAAATTAATTACAGCCCTGTAATCCCCCTCATGCTGGAgtaaagcagctgtgcagacaCCTCCAACCCAGCAGTGCGAGGGGCATTACCACCGCTGCAGCGTGACACTCTCCCGGTGACCCTACCGGCCTTCCCTCCGACGGGGcagccgccgcgcccggccccgggccgccggcccggccAGGTCACCGCGCAGATGGG from Rhea pennata isolate bPtePen1 chromosome 11, bPtePen1.pri, whole genome shotgun sequence carries:
- the APOOL gene encoding MICOS complex subunit MIC27 isoform X3 → MKPNQLPIYCSPPLKSKYVEEQPGRLQKGFSSVRKTTSHYIGWCKNAFVSVKNGIMDSIQFGKDAYVYLKNPPPEFLPKVGVITISGLTGIVLSRKGSRFKKMVYPLGLTTLGISVCYPAQSVVIAKVTGKRVSSVSHQTYEAVHSLWVKKEDITKLQQESKSLAQEDKKKKEISNVSPESAVKSRSFDRPESSPEESSNTKDPLPSLAELKVPNIISGAVKTTKFKPDPAFMDHGQSSPEDVDMYSTRT
- the APOOL gene encoding MICOS complex subunit MIC27 isoform X1, whose protein sequence is MQRLKDRIIQIVKLAAVSSGLQCASITVYAATEKESKAQLMKPNQLPIYCSPPLKSKYVEEQPGRLQKGFSSVRKTTSHYIGWCKNAFVSVKNGIMDSIQFGKDAYVYLKNPPPEFLPKVGVITISGLTGIVLSRKGSRFKKMVYPLGLTTLGISVCYPAQSVVIAKVTGKRVSSVSHQTYEAVHSLWVKKEDITKLQQESKSLAQEDKKKKEISNVSPESAVKSRSFDRPESSPEESSNTKDPLPSLAELKVPNIISGAVKTTKFKPDPAFMDHGQSSPEDVDMYSTRT
- the APOOL gene encoding MICOS complex subunit MIC27 isoform X2 → MAAKIVKLAAVSSGLQCASITVYAATEKESKAQLMKPNQLPIYCSPPLKSKYVEEQPGRLQKGFSSVRKTTSHYIGWCKNAFVSVKNGIMDSIQFGKDAYVYLKNPPPEFLPKVGVITISGLTGIVLSRKGSRFKKMVYPLGLTTLGISVCYPAQSVVIAKVTGKRVSSVSHQTYEAVHSLWVKKEDITKLQQESKSLAQEDKKKKEISNVSPESAVKSRSFDRPESSPEESSNTKDPLPSLAELKVPNIISGAVKTTKFKPDPAFMDHGQSSPEDVDMYSTRT